ACGATATCATGGGGCGTGAAATCTTTAACCGCCGCCTGCCGGATAATTATAACGATTTTTCACACTCAATGGATAACGCGGCCAACGGTCACTACTTCCTGCGTGTAGCCAGCTCTAACTATAAACGCCCTGATGGGAAAAATGTTCGTACCGTGCGTGATGTGATTGCCGAAGTTGATCAGAACGGCGTGGTAGTGGATGAATGGCGTCTGTTTGATATCCTCGATCCTTATCGTGATGTGATAATGAAAACCCTCGATCAGGGCGCTGTGTGCCTGAATATCGACGCCAGCCAGTCCGGCCATACGTTGAGCGAAGAAGATCTGGCGGCGCTGGACTCCTCCGACAAATTCGGGGATATCGTGGGTAGTGGGGCTGGCCGCAACTGGGCGCATGTCAACAGCGTCGACTATGACAGTGAAGATGATTCCATCATCATCAGCTCCCGCCACCAGAGTGCGATTATCAAAATCGGCCGCGATAAGAAAGTGAAGTGGATACTGGGTACGCCTGCTGGCTGGAAAGCGCCATTTAATGCCGCAATTCTGACGCCTGTGGATAGCAAAGGCCAAAAAATCGCCTGCCAGGACAGTGGCTGCGAGGGTGACTTCGACTGGACATGGACGCAACATACGGCCTTTAAAATTGATAGTAAGAGTAAAGGCGATATCTTATACCTTTCCGCTTTCGACAATGGCGATGGCCGCGGCTTAGAACAGCCTGCTATGCAGAGTATGAAATACAGCCGCTCCGTGATTTACAAAATCGACCAGAAAAACAAGACAGTCCAACAGATCTGGCAATACGGTAAAGAGCGCGGGAACGAGTGGTTTAGCCCGGTAACCTCTATCACCGAGTACCAGACTGACAAGAATTCTGTGTTCGTGTATTCCGCAACAGCAGGTGGTGCGTTTGATTTATCGGTAGGCGCATTTACCAGCTTGCCTAATCCGTATCTGGAAGAGTTCAAATGGGGAGAAAAAGAGCCTGCGGTTGAAATGCAAATACATGGTGCGCGTGGATATCAGGCTATGCCATTTAGCCTGACCAAAGCGCTTACTGAGTAGAGCAGGCCATACGGTGAAAAAACCCGCCCCTGACGGGCGGGAAAAACGGCAACTAAACTGTTTCCCGTCATAATTCGCGCAGCCTCTTTGTTGGCTGCCTTTGCTCACCCCGGGCACATAGTTATCTATGTGCCCGGGGATTCGCTCAGTTGCCGCTGCGCTGCAATGCGAGTTATTTAGGGGATATTATCTTTGATTAAACCCGCTCAAACACCGTGGCGATGCCCTGACCCAGACCAATACACATCGTCGCCAGACCAAACTGCGCGTCTTTGCGCTCCATCAGGTTGATAAGCGTGGTGCTGATACGTGCTCCGGAGCAGCCGAGCGGATGACCAAGCGCGATCGCACCGCCGTTGAGGTTGATCTTCTCGTCTATCTGCTCCATCAATCCCAGATCCTTAATGCATGGCAGGATCTGTGCGGCAAACGCTTCGTTCATCTCAAACACATCGATATCGCTGGCTGACAGTCCCGCTTTTTTCAACGCCAGTTTTGACGCCGGAACCGGCCCGTAACCCATAATTGACGGATCACAACCCACCACTGCCATTGAGCGAATACGGGCGCGAGGTTTCAGACCCAGCTCACGGGCACGACTTTCGCTCATTACCAGCATGGCGGCTGCGCCATCGGAAAGCGCGGATGAGGTGCCCGCCGTGACCGTGCCACTAACCGGATCAAATGCCGGACGC
This DNA window, taken from Salmonella enterica subsp. enterica serovar Typhimurium str. LT2, encodes the following:
- a CDS encoding putative cytoplasmic protein — protein: MGREIFNRRLPDNYNDFSHSMDNAANGHYFLRVASSNYKRPDGKNVRTVRDVIAEVDQNGVVVDEWRLFDILDPYRDVIMKTLDQGAVCLNIDASQSGHTLSEEDLAALDSSDKFGDIVGSGAGRNWAHVNSVDYDSEDDSIIISSRHQSAIIKIGRDKKVKWILGTPAGWKAPFNAAILTPVDSKGQKIACQDSGCEGDFDWTWTQHTAFKIDSKSKGDILYLSAFDNGDGRGLEQPAMQSMKYSRSVIYKIDQKNKTVQQIWQYGKERGNEWFSPVTSITEYQTDKNSVFVYSATAGGAFDLSVGAFTSLPNPYLEEFKWGEKEPAVEMQIHGARGYQAMPFSLTKALTE